A stretch of the Ischnura elegans chromosome 13 unlocalized genomic scaffold, ioIscEleg1.1 SUPER_13_unloc_3, whole genome shotgun sequence genome encodes the following:
- the LOC124172845 gene encoding uncharacterized protein LOC124172845 — translation MKPSRSKDGRFVRKKEFEKRQKTSSRAKVKRESSPKIEANPRFTLEGRRIVDVNLLAKQMNCDSCLKPLSFANIEGELRRGLASIWTVRCSFCEQLKKVATSTAVHCANSSYAQYAVNCKAAIACVVSGVGHEQMNRVLATLNIPPVANSTWKRYERSVGPAVEETARESCKKAVEEEKLLTLTSTPATTLSEESPMHGSDGAEVDIIASYDYGWQKRGNGRSYDSKSGHGSVIGYRSKKVLAFDVCTTTCAMCSLGHDKNDHDCRKNWSGSSKAMEPYTAAKLISCNEDFLTAGVRVTTLIGDGDSSTLAAVQRESQHSVQKWADINHTKKRFSSWLYRASASHRQLLGRNVIPYLKRCFSYAVDQNRGDEEGTRRAIINIANHAFGDHQGCGEWCKGDTDNYSHKSLPRGKPLEGRALKSALEKILESFAAESSKIAPGGSSQANESFNQMVAIRAPKNRHYGSSAALNIRVAAAACQKNLGPKHVIGINRKLDLSPGSLTKSYSSRMEEKIKAKVRRQVTVPVKRRRLFLKSLQKQKISSHESREGICYQSAMEADLGCAL, via the exons ATGAAGCCATCCAGGAGTAAAGACGGAAGGTTTGTGCGGAAGAAGGAGTTTGAGAAGAGGCAGAAGACTTCTTCCCGGGCGAAGGTGAAGAGGGAATCGTCGCCCAAAATTGAAGCGAATCCACGTTTCACGTTGGAGGGTCGGCGAATCGTGGACGTAAATCTGTTGGCTAAGCAGATGAACTGCGATTCCTGCCTAAAACCTCTTTCCTTTGCAAATATTGAAGGCGAGTTGCGGCGTGGCTTAGCTTCCATTTGGACGGTGCGCTGCTCTTTTTGTGAGCAATTGAAAAAAGTTGCTACATCTACGGCAGTGCATTGTGCAAATTCCTCGTACGCTCAGTACGCAGTGAATTGTAAGGCCGCCATAG CTTGCGTCGTGTCAGGTGTTGGGCACGAGCAAATGAATAGGGTTTTGGCAACCCTAAATATTCCGCCTGTCGCCAATTCCACTTGGAAAAGGTACGAGCGATCTGTGGGGCCTGCGGTTGAAGAGACGGCGCGAGAATCGTGCAAGAAGGCTGTGGAGGAGGAGAAGCTTCTCACTTTGACCTCAACACC tgccACGACTCTGAGTGAAGAGTCTCCTATGCATGGCAGTGATGGGGCTGAGGTAGATATCATTGCCTCTTATGACTATGGGTGGCAGAAGAGAGGCAATGGGCGGTCATATGACAGTAAATCTG GGCATGGATCTGTCATTGGATACCGCTCCAAAAAAGTTCTTGCATTTGACGTGTGCACTACTACCTGTGCAATGTGTAGTCTGGGGCATGACAAGAACGATCACGACTGCCGAAAAAATTGGAGTGGCAGCTCCAAAGCTATGGAGCCATATACTGCAGCAAAATTAATATCCTGCAATGAAGATTTTTTGACTGCTGGTGTTCGAGTGACAACTCTCATAGGAGATGGTGACTCCTCAACGCTGGCAGCTGTACAAAGGGAGTCGCAGCACTCTGTACAGAAATGGGCTGATATCAACCATACTAAGAAGCGTTTCTCTTCTTGGCTATATCGAGCTTCTGCAAGTCATCGGCAGCTCTTGGGCAGAAATGTTATACCATATTTGAAGAGATGTTTCTCATATGCTGTGGACCAAAACAGGGGAGATGAAGAGGGAACAAGAAGGGCAATCATTAATATTGCCAATCATGCTTTTGGGGATCACCAAGGGTGTGGAGAGTGGTGTAAAGGGGACACTGACAATTACTCTCACAAAAGTTTGCCCCGTGGGAAACCACTTGAAGGGCGTGCCCTTAAATCAGCCCTAGAAAAGATATTGGAAAGTTTTGCAGCAGAATCTAGTAAAATTGCTCCTGGTGGTTCTTCACAGGCAAATGAGTCTTTCAACCAAATGGTAGCAATAAGGGCTCCTAAGAACCGCCACTATGGTTCATCTGCTGCCTTGAATATAAGAGTGGCTGCTGCTGCCTGCCAGAAGAATTTAGGCCCCAAACATGTTATTGGCATAAACAGGAAGCTGGACCTCTCCCCTGGTAGTCTCACTAAGTCCTATTCCAGCagaatggaagagaaaataaagGCCAAAGTAAGGAGGCAAGTAACAGTCCCTGTGAAGCGACGTAGGTTGTTTCTGAAATCATTGCAGAAGCAAAAGATATCATCACATGAAAGTAGAGAGGGAATATGTTACCAATCTGCTATGGAAGCTGATCTAGGCTGTGCTTTATAA